A region of Corvus cornix cornix isolate S_Up_H32 chromosome 3, ASM73873v5, whole genome shotgun sequence DNA encodes the following proteins:
- the QRSL1 gene encoding glutamyl-tRNA(Gln) amidotransferase subunit A, mitochondrial isoform X2 — protein MLRASLRQVSAALKEGQVTPTELCQRCLARIKSTKFLNAYITVAEETALKQAEESEERYKRGQPLGILDGIPIAVKDNFNTAGIETTCASNMLKGYISPYNATVVQKLLDQGAVLLGKTNLDEFAMGSGSTDGVFGPVRNPWSYSKQYKEKSVPKSHSEDEESSWVITGGSSGGSAAAVSSFTCFAALGSDTGGSTRNPAAHCGVVGLKPTYGLISRHGLIPLVNSMDVPGILTRCVDDAAVLLGSLAGHDPKDSTTIQDDFRPFELPNLTDVSKLSIGIPKEYHAPGLSSEILGLWSKAADLFKNAGAKVVEVSLPHTRYSIVCYHVLCTAEVASNMARFDGLEYGHRSDKKDSTESMYAATRREGFNDVVRGRILSGNYFLLKQNYEKYFVKAQKVRRLIANDFAKVFRSGVDILLTPTTLSDAAPYTEFIQEDNRTRSAQDDVLTQAANMAGLPAINVPTALSERGLPVGLQFIGRSFQEKQLLTVAKWFEKQVQFPMIQLEEVKRHDNGVFQHQKSASFS, from the exons ATGCTGCGCGCCTCTCTCCGACAG GTGTCGGCGGCGTTGAAGGAAGGACAAGTCACTCCCACGGAGCTCTGCCAGCGGTGCCTGGCCCGCATCAAAAGCACCAAGTTTCTGAATGCCTACATTACCGTAGCGGAAGAGACCGCTTTGAAGCAGGCTGAAGAATCAGAGGAAAGATATAAAAGAG GTCAGCCACTGGGCATTCTAGATGGAATTCCTATTGCAGTAAAAGACAACTTTAATACAGCTGGCATTGAGACAACGTGTGCATCAAATATGCTAAAAG GTTATATTTCTCCTTACAATGCTACAGTAGTTCAGAAATTACTGGATCAGGGAGCTGTGCTTTTAGGTAAAACAAACCTAGATGAATTTGCAATGGG ATCTGGGAGTACGGATGGAGTATTTGGACCAGTCAGAAATCCCTGGAGTTATTCAAAACAGTACAAGGAAAAGTCTGTCCCAAAATCCCATTCTGAAGACGAAGAGTCTAGCTGGGTAATAACAGGAGGGAGCTCAGGAGGCAGCGCGGCTGCTGTGTCATCTTTCACGTGTTTTGC AGCCTTAGGGTCAGACACAGGAGGATCTACCCGAAACCCTGCTGCTCACTGTGGTGTTGTAGGTTTAAAGCCAACATATGGACTGATCTCTCGCCATGGTCTCATTCCTCTAGTGAACTCCATGGATGTGCCAGGAATCCTAACCAGATGTGTGGATGATGCAGCGGTTTTGTTAG GTTCACTTGCTGGACATGATCCTAAGGACTCTACCACAATTCAGGATGACTTTAGGCCGTTTGAACTACCTAATTTGACTGATGTCAGCAAGCTTTCAATAGGAATTCCAAAG GAATATCATGCACCAGGGCTGTCTAGTGAAATACTGGGTCTCTGGTCAAAGGCTGCTGACCTCTTCAAGAATGCAGGTGCTAAAGTGGTCGAAGTGAGCCTACCACATACTCGTTACTCAATTGTCTGCTATCatgtgctgtgcacagcagaAGTGGCATCAAATATGGCCAGGTTTGATGGGCTGGAATATG gaCACCGTTCTGACAAGAAGGACTCCACAGAAAGTATGTATGCTGCAACACGGCGAGAAGGCTTCAATGATGTTGTAAGAGGAAGGATTCTGTCAGGAAACTACTTCTTGTTGAAACA GAACTATGAGAAGTATTTTGTCAAGGCACAGAAGGTGAGACGTCTCATTGCCAATGACTTTGCGAAGGTTTTCAGGAGTGGTGTTGATATTTTACTCACTCCCACCACTCTGAGTGATGCAGCACCGTACACAGAATTCATCCAAGAAGACAACAGGACCCGCAGTGCTCAAGATGACGTCCTGACACAGGCTGCAAACATGGCTG gactGCCAGCCATAAATGTTCCTACAGCTCTTTCAGAGAGAGGCTTGCCAGTTGGGCTTCAGTTCATCGGACGTTCATTCCAGGAGAAGCAGCTTCTCACTGTGGCCAAATGGTTTGAAAAACAAGTACAATTCCCAATGATTCAACTAGAAGAAGTAAAGAGGCATGACAATGGTGTCTTTCAGCATCAGaaatctgcttctttttcaTAG
- the QRSL1 gene encoding glutamyl-tRNA(Gln) amidotransferase subunit A, mitochondrial isoform X1: MLRASLRQRGSRFLPVPPRRGLCHPAVLKDGLRSQVSAALKEGQVTPTELCQRCLARIKSTKFLNAYITVAEETALKQAEESEERYKRGQPLGILDGIPIAVKDNFNTAGIETTCASNMLKGYISPYNATVVQKLLDQGAVLLGKTNLDEFAMGSGSTDGVFGPVRNPWSYSKQYKEKSVPKSHSEDEESSWVITGGSSGGSAAAVSSFTCFAALGSDTGGSTRNPAAHCGVVGLKPTYGLISRHGLIPLVNSMDVPGILTRCVDDAAVLLGSLAGHDPKDSTTIQDDFRPFELPNLTDVSKLSIGIPKEYHAPGLSSEILGLWSKAADLFKNAGAKVVEVSLPHTRYSIVCYHVLCTAEVASNMARFDGLEYGHRSDKKDSTESMYAATRREGFNDVVRGRILSGNYFLLKQNYEKYFVKAQKVRRLIANDFAKVFRSGVDILLTPTTLSDAAPYTEFIQEDNRTRSAQDDVLTQAANMAGLPAINVPTALSERGLPVGLQFIGRSFQEKQLLTVAKWFEKQVQFPMIQLEEVKRHDNGVFQHQKSASFS, translated from the exons ATGCTGCGCGCCTCTCTCCGACAG CGGGGATCGCGCTTTCTCCCCGTACCGCCCCGGCGCGGCCTCTGTCACCCGGCTGTCCTGAAAGACGGGCTGCGCTCTCAGGTGTCGGCGGCGTTGAAGGAAGGACAAGTCACTCCCACGGAGCTCTGCCAGCGGTGCCTGGCCCGCATCAAAAGCACCAAGTTTCTGAATGCCTACATTACCGTAGCGGAAGAGACCGCTTTGAAGCAGGCTGAAGAATCAGAGGAAAGATATAAAAGAG GTCAGCCACTGGGCATTCTAGATGGAATTCCTATTGCAGTAAAAGACAACTTTAATACAGCTGGCATTGAGACAACGTGTGCATCAAATATGCTAAAAG GTTATATTTCTCCTTACAATGCTACAGTAGTTCAGAAATTACTGGATCAGGGAGCTGTGCTTTTAGGTAAAACAAACCTAGATGAATTTGCAATGGG ATCTGGGAGTACGGATGGAGTATTTGGACCAGTCAGAAATCCCTGGAGTTATTCAAAACAGTACAAGGAAAAGTCTGTCCCAAAATCCCATTCTGAAGACGAAGAGTCTAGCTGGGTAATAACAGGAGGGAGCTCAGGAGGCAGCGCGGCTGCTGTGTCATCTTTCACGTGTTTTGC AGCCTTAGGGTCAGACACAGGAGGATCTACCCGAAACCCTGCTGCTCACTGTGGTGTTGTAGGTTTAAAGCCAACATATGGACTGATCTCTCGCCATGGTCTCATTCCTCTAGTGAACTCCATGGATGTGCCAGGAATCCTAACCAGATGTGTGGATGATGCAGCGGTTTTGTTAG GTTCACTTGCTGGACATGATCCTAAGGACTCTACCACAATTCAGGATGACTTTAGGCCGTTTGAACTACCTAATTTGACTGATGTCAGCAAGCTTTCAATAGGAATTCCAAAG GAATATCATGCACCAGGGCTGTCTAGTGAAATACTGGGTCTCTGGTCAAAGGCTGCTGACCTCTTCAAGAATGCAGGTGCTAAAGTGGTCGAAGTGAGCCTACCACATACTCGTTACTCAATTGTCTGCTATCatgtgctgtgcacagcagaAGTGGCATCAAATATGGCCAGGTTTGATGGGCTGGAATATG gaCACCGTTCTGACAAGAAGGACTCCACAGAAAGTATGTATGCTGCAACACGGCGAGAAGGCTTCAATGATGTTGTAAGAGGAAGGATTCTGTCAGGAAACTACTTCTTGTTGAAACA GAACTATGAGAAGTATTTTGTCAAGGCACAGAAGGTGAGACGTCTCATTGCCAATGACTTTGCGAAGGTTTTCAGGAGTGGTGTTGATATTTTACTCACTCCCACCACTCTGAGTGATGCAGCACCGTACACAGAATTCATCCAAGAAGACAACAGGACCCGCAGTGCTCAAGATGACGTCCTGACACAGGCTGCAAACATGGCTG gactGCCAGCCATAAATGTTCCTACAGCTCTTTCAGAGAGAGGCTTGCCAGTTGGGCTTCAGTTCATCGGACGTTCATTCCAGGAGAAGCAGCTTCTCACTGTGGCCAAATGGTTTGAAAAACAAGTACAATTCCCAATGATTCAACTAGAAGAAGTAAAGAGGCATGACAATGGTGTCTTTCAGCATCAGaaatctgcttctttttcaTAG